In Candidatus Hydrogenedentota bacterium, the genomic window GCCGTGACGGGCGTGCTGCTCATGGTTTACTACAGCGCCTCCACGGAGCTGGCCTACAACTCCATCAAGGACCTGCATTACGTGGTGCCCACGGGCCGGTTCGTCCGGAACATCCACCGGTGGGCCGCGCATCTCATGGTGGCGTTTTTGTTCCTGCACATGGCGCGCGTGTTTTACACCTCGGCCTACAAGGGGCCGAGGGAGTTCAACTGGGTCGTGGGCATGGCGCTCATGGTGCTCACGCTGATGTTCTCCTTCACGGGGTATCTGCTTCCCTGGGACCAGCTCGCCTATTGGGCCGTCACCATCGGCGCGAACATCGCCGCCTCGCCCAACGAACTGGCCGAGGCACTCGGCCTGCCGCGGGTGTTTCACCTGGGCAGCCTGCAGAAAGAGCTTCTGCTGGGCGCCTCGAATGTGGGCCAGGAGGCCCTCACCCGCTTCTACCTGCTGCATGTTATGGTGCTGCCCATCCTGTTTCTCTGCGTGGCGGGGGTCCACCTGTGGCGCATCCGCAAGGACGGGGGTCTGGCGCGCCCGGAAGGCACCCCGACACCGGCGGGAAAAGGGGCGGGCACCATGTCCCCCACTCCCCGGAGCGCCGAGGAGGCGCCGGAAAAAAGCTACGGGCTGATGGCGGTTGTGCGGGACCGGTCCCCGCACACGGGGAAAAGCATGGACGAGACCGTCCCGGCCTGGCCCTATCTCATGCGCGCGGAGCTGCTGGTCTTCATGGCGAACATGCTGCTGTGCGTGGCGCTTGGGCTTCTTTTTGACGCGCCGCTCAAGGAGATGGCCAGTCCGGACATCCCCGAGAACCCGGCCAAGGCGCCCTGGTATTTCCTGGGACTGCAGGAGATGGTCTCCTATTCCGCCTTTGTGGGCGGCATCGTGATCCCCTCGATTGTGGTGTTCGGCCTGGCCCTCATTCCCTACCTTGACCGGGAGCGCGAGGCGTCGGGCGTGTGGTTCAGCGGGAGGCGCGGCGTCCGCGTCACCCTGCTGTCCGCGGTGGCGGGCACCGCGCTGGCCGTGGCCTCGGTGGCCTTTCCCGTGAACTATGGCTGGCTCCGCTCATGGTATCCGGAGATCCCGCAACTGGTCATTATTTTGATCAATCCGGGCAGCCTGCTGACGGCGGCCTACGCCCTGTGGTCCGTGGCCGTGATCCAGCGGACCCGGTCCACCCGCATGGGCGCCGTGGCGCTTTTCACCTGCTTCCTGGCGGGCTTTATCGTGCTCACCTACGTCGGCACCAGTCTGCGCGGGCCCAACTGGGACTTCTACTGGAGCCAAAGCCAATGGCCGTCGCATTAAACGGGGAGACACCGTGATGTCGGAAGAAAAAATCAAATCCCTTGACCACAGGCACAAATGGGCGCTGCTGGCGGTGAGCCTGGCCACGCTGGCGCTGCTGGCGGCGTCCGCCCTGAGCGAGAACGTGTTCGCCCCCTGGCGCATGGTGCGGGCCAAGTACGCCGCCACGCTCGAGTCCAAGGCGGACGACGAGCAGGGGCGGCTGTTGGCGGCGGGGTTCAAGAACGAGATTGTCCAGAATGTCGTGCCCGAGCTGAACGTGGTGGACCGCTGCGTCACCTGCCATCCGGGCCTGGACGATCCGCGCATGGCCGACGAGCCGCAGCCGTACCGCACGCATCCGGGCGACTATCTTGAGCATCACCCCCCCGAGCGCTACGGGTGCACCATCTGCCACCAGGGGCAGGGGCGCGCCACCGTGCTCGCCGACGCGAAGGCCTCGGATGTCCACTGGGACTATCCGCTGCTGCCCGGCGAGTTTGCGCAGTCAAGTTGCGCCATGTGCCACGCGCCCGACCAGCTCGGCGAGAGCGCCCCGCTGGCGGCGAGGGGATACGCGCTCTTTGTGGAGAACGGCTGCTTCGGCTGCCACAAAGTCGGCGGGGTCGGCGGGGCCATGGGTCCGGTGCTGGACCGCGTGGGGGTGAAGAAGAAGGCGGCGTACCCGTTCGCCCACATCGAGGGCGAGCGCACCATCGCCAACTGGCATGTCGAGCACCTGCTTGACCCCCAGAAGATAGTCCCGGACACGACGATGAAAAACTTCAACTTCTCCCGGGAGGACGCGGTGGCGATCACCAACTACATCCTTTCCCTGCGCGGCCTGGAGATACCCATGAGCTACATCCCCAGGGACCGCATCGCGTGGGAGTACAACAAGACCTTCCGCCCGACCCTCACCGGCAGGGACCTTTACGGGCGCTACTGCTCGGCCTGCCACCAGGACGGCATGGCCTCCCATTTTGATCCGGTGCTGGGCCGCCACATACCCACGGTGAGAAACCCCGCCTTTCTGGCGTTCGCGACGGACGACTTTCTGCGGCAAACCATCGAGCGGGGCCGTCCGGGGCGGGACATGCCCGCATGGGGCGAAACGGCGGGCGGGCTGCGCGCCGATGAAATAGACAACCTGGTCGCCTATCTCCGGGAGGGCGCGCCCCTCTCGCCCGACTATGACGAGACCTACCGGGCGGCGGGCGACGCCGGCCGCGGCGGGCTCCTTTTCGAGCGGAACTGCTCGGGCTGCCACGGCGACCACGGGGAGGGCCTGAAGGCGCCCTCGCTCGCCAACACGGTGTTTCAGGAGACGGCGTCGGACGCGTATCTCCAGGCGACGATAAAGCACGGCCGCCACGGCACGGCCATGGCGGGCTTTGGCCAGGACTCTCCCTCATTTTCAGCGCTGACCGACAGGGAAGTCGGGGACCTTGTCATGTTCATCAGGGCCTTAAAACGATAAAGGAACTTCCGATGGCTGAGGAAAAGGAGACGCGCGGAGAAAGCACCCGGCGCGAGTTTCTGCGGCAGAGCGCCGCGCTCGGATTTGCGGCGTTTGTCTCGCAGGGCGCGCGCGCCTGGGGACTGGACACGGCCGCCAACCCGCTGGACAATTACCCGGACCGGGACTGGGAGAAGGTTTACCGCGACCTGTTCCAGCACGACAGCACCTTCACCTTTTTGTGCGCGCCGAACGACACCCACAACTGTCTTCTGACGGCGTATATGAAAAACGGGATTCTGACCCGGATCAGCCCGACCTACCGGTACGGCGAGGCGTCTGATTTGGACGGGAACAAAGCGTCGCACCGGTGGGATCCGCGCTGCTGCCAGAAGGGCCTCGCGCTGGTGCGCCGTTTTTACGGGGACCGCCGCGTGAAGGGGCCCTGCGTCCGCAAGGGCTTCAAGGAGTGGGTGGACGCCGGATTTCCGCGGGACGCGGTGACGGGCGCGCCGCCGGAGCAGTACTTCCGGCGCGCGGAAGACTCCTGGCTCCAGTTGTCCTGGGACGAGGTGTCGGAGATTTCGGCGAAGGCGCTTCACAACATCGCCGAAGCTTATTCCGGGGAGGAGGGGGCAGGGCGCCTCAAGGCGCAGGGGCATTATTCGGACGAGATGATAGAGACCTGCCACGGGGCGGGCACGCAGGTGCTCAAGTTCCGCGGGGGGATGCCCCTGCTCGGCACGCGGATATACGCGATGAACCGCTTCGCCAACGGCCTGGCGCTGCTGGACAACCACATCCGGAAGACCGGGCCGGAGGGGTCGTTCGGCGGCCGGGGATGGGACAGCTACTCGTGGCACACGGACCTGCCCCCGGGGCATCCCATGGTCACGGGCCAGCAGACGGTGGACTTTGACCTGTGCTCCGTGGAGCACTCCAAAATGGTCATCGTCTGGGGGATGAACTGGATTTGCACCAAGATGCCCGACAGCCACTGGCTGACGGAGGCCCGGATGAAGGGCGTGAAGGTGGTCGTCATCGCCTGCGAGTACAGCGCCACGGCGTCCAAGGGGGACGAGGTGCTTGTGGTGCGCCCGGGGACCACCCCGGCGCTGGCCCTTGGCCTGGCAGGCGTGATCATGCGGGAAAACCTGCAGGACACGGACTATGTGAAGAAGTACACGGACATGCCGCTGCTGGTCCGGCTGGACACGCGCGCCCTGCTCAGCGCGCAGGATGTCCTGGGCGGCGAACCGGCGCCCCTGACGAACTTCACCAAAGTGTTCGGGAAAGACGAGACGCCCCCGCCGCCCGTCAGGCAGAGCACCCAGTGGATTCCCAAGGAGATGCGCGACGCGTGGGGGGACTTCATCGCGTGGGACACCCGGGAAAACAGGCCCGCCAGGGTCACCCGCGACGATGTGGGCGAAAACTTCACGCAACTGGGCGTCGAGCCCGCGCTCGAGGGCCGGTTCCAGGTCACCCTGCAGGACGGTAGCACCGTGGAGGCCGCGCCCATTTACGCGCTCATCAAGGAGCACCTGGAGCGCAACTACAATCCCCAGACGAGCTCGGGGATCACCTGGGCGCCGCCGGAGGCCATCGAGAAACTGGCGCGGGAGATAGCGAAGAACGCGCGCGCGACCATGTTCCCGGTCGGAATGGGCCCCAACCAGTTCTTCAACAACGACCTGAAGGACCGGTCCGTCTTTCTCCTGGCGGCGCTCACGGGCAACGTCGGGAACATTGGCGGGAACGTCGGCAGTTACGCCGGCAACTACCGCACCGCCCATTTCAACGGGTACCCCCAGTTCATTTACGAGAACCCCTTCGACATCGAGACGGACCCCGCGAAGCCCGCGCGCGTCAAGTCCTACTGGAAGGGCGAGTCCGCCCACTTCTTCAATTACGGCGACCGCGAGCTCCGCGTGGGGAACAAGAATTTCACGGGGAAGGGCCACACCCCCACGCCGACCAAATCGGTCTGGCTCTCGAACTCGAACTCCATCATCGGCAACGCAAAATGGCATTACGACCTCGTCTACAACACGCTTCCCAAGGTGGAGATGCTGGCCGTGTCGGACTGGTGGTGGACCGCGTCCTGCGAGTGGGCGGACATTGTCTTCGGCGTGGACTCCTGGGCGGAGATGAAAAGTCCGGACATGACCGCGTCGGTGACCAACCCCTTTCTGACTGTTTTCCCGGACACCCCCCTTCCGCGCCTCTTCGACACGCGCGGGGACATGGAGGTGCTGGCCCTGGTCAGCGACAAACTTGCGGCCATCACCGGCGAC contains:
- a CDS encoding cytochrome b N-terminal domain-containing protein; amino-acid sequence: MASNGLGTFLENMAGLPRNFAASLIRHGAPTSDRARSQTVFSNFFLHVHSTRVHPDSLRPAATWGLGVSLLSQFAILAVTGVLLMVYYSASTELAYNSIKDLHYVVPTGRFVRNIHRWAAHLMVAFLFLHMARVFYTSAYKGPREFNWVVGMALMVLTLMFSFTGYLLPWDQLAYWAVTIGANIAASPNELAEALGLPRVFHLGSLQKELLLGASNVGQEALTRFYLLHVMVLPILFLCVAGVHLWRIRKDGGLARPEGTPTPAGKGAGTMSPTPRSAEEAPEKSYGLMAVVRDRSPHTGKSMDETVPAWPYLMRAELLVFMANMLLCVALGLLFDAPLKEMASPDIPENPAKAPWYFLGLQEMVSYSAFVGGIVIPSIVVFGLALIPYLDREREASGVWFSGRRGVRVTLLSAVAGTALAVASVAFPVNYGWLRSWYPEIPQLVIILINPGSLLTAAYALWSVAVIQRTRSTRMGAVALFTCFLAGFIVLTYVGTSLRGPNWDFYWSQSQWPSH
- a CDS encoding molybdopterin-dependent oxidoreductase, coding for MAEEKETRGESTRREFLRQSAALGFAAFVSQGARAWGLDTAANPLDNYPDRDWEKVYRDLFQHDSTFTFLCAPNDTHNCLLTAYMKNGILTRISPTYRYGEASDLDGNKASHRWDPRCCQKGLALVRRFYGDRRVKGPCVRKGFKEWVDAGFPRDAVTGAPPEQYFRRAEDSWLQLSWDEVSEISAKALHNIAEAYSGEEGAGRLKAQGHYSDEMIETCHGAGTQVLKFRGGMPLLGTRIYAMNRFANGLALLDNHIRKTGPEGSFGGRGWDSYSWHTDLPPGHPMVTGQQTVDFDLCSVEHSKMVIVWGMNWICTKMPDSHWLTEARMKGVKVVVIACEYSATASKGDEVLVVRPGTTPALALGLAGVIMRENLQDTDYVKKYTDMPLLVRLDTRALLSAQDVLGGEPAPLTNFTKVFGKDETPPPPVRQSTQWIPKEMRDAWGDFIAWDTRENRPARVTRDDVGENFTQLGVEPALEGRFQVTLQDGSTVEAAPIYALIKEHLERNYNPQTSSGITWAPPEAIEKLAREIAKNARATMFPVGMGPNQFFNNDLKDRSVFLLAALTGNVGNIGGNVGSYAGNYRTAHFNGYPQFIYENPFDIETDPAKPARVKSYWKGESAHFFNYGDRELRVGNKNFTGKGHTPTPTKSVWLSNSNSIIGNAKWHYDLVYNTLPKVEMLAVSDWWWTASCEWADIVFGVDSWAEMKSPDMTASVTNPFLTVFPDTPLPRLFDTRGDMEVLALVSDKLAAITGDTRFSDLWRYAHGGKTQVYLQRILNMSNSAAGYQIADLLGSAKEGVPALMMTRTTPRSVGFEQVHENRPWYTKTGRLTFYIDEREFIENGENLPVHREPVDSTFHEPNVIVCAPDPLLNPLTPRDCGFAEDDLGVETRQGRHVIKRWEDVSKTSHPLMKDGFKFIMHTPKYRHGAHTTPIDTDIIAVYFGPFGDIFRHDTRKPFVTEGYVDINPGDAREIGVDDGDYVWIDADPSDRPFRGQTAGDGRLKVSRLLARARYYNGTPRGVTRMWFNMYGATPGSVRGQRERGDGLAKNPDTNYQAMFRSGSHQSGTRAWLKPTLMTDSLVRKEGMGHAINKGFLADVHCPTGAPRETFVKITKAEDGGIGGTGKWKPLTMGIRPTNESETFRKYLDGGFIEAAER
- a CDS encoding c-type cytochrome, with protein sequence MSEEKIKSLDHRHKWALLAVSLATLALLAASALSENVFAPWRMVRAKYAATLESKADDEQGRLLAAGFKNEIVQNVVPELNVVDRCVTCHPGLDDPRMADEPQPYRTHPGDYLEHHPPERYGCTICHQGQGRATVLADAKASDVHWDYPLLPGEFAQSSCAMCHAPDQLGESAPLAARGYALFVENGCFGCHKVGGVGGAMGPVLDRVGVKKKAAYPFAHIEGERTIANWHVEHLLDPQKIVPDTTMKNFNFSREDAVAITNYILSLRGLEIPMSYIPRDRIAWEYNKTFRPTLTGRDLYGRYCSACHQDGMASHFDPVLGRHIPTVRNPAFLAFATDDFLRQTIERGRPGRDMPAWGETAGGLRADEIDNLVAYLREGAPLSPDYDETYRAAGDAGRGGLLFERNCSGCHGDHGEGLKAPSLANTVFQETASDAYLQATIKHGRHGTAMAGFGQDSPSFSALTDREVGDLVMFIRALKR